A section of the Telopea speciosissima isolate NSW1024214 ecotype Mountain lineage chromosome 3, Tspe_v1, whole genome shotgun sequence genome encodes:
- the LOC122656136 gene encoding inositol oxygenase 1 — translation MREEYGKLNRVEMSIWECCELLNEFIDESDPDLDEPQIEHLLQTAEAIRKDYPNEDWLHLTGLIHDLGKVLLHRSFGQLPQWAVVGDTFPVGCAFDESIVHHKYFKENPDYYNTKYNTKCGIYTEGCGLNNVMMSWGHDDYMYLVAKENKTTLPSAALFIIRYHSFYPLHKSGAYKHLMNEEDVENLKWLHVFNKYDLYSKSKVRIDVEKVKPYYLSLIEKYFPSKLRW, via the exons ATGAGGGAAGAGTATGGAAAACTGAACAGAGTAGAGATGAGCATTTGGGAATGCTGTGAACTTCTCAATGAGTTTATCGATGAAAGCGATCCTGATTTGGATGAGCCTCAAATTGAACACTTGCTCCAGACTGCTGAAGCAATCAGGAAAGACTATCCTAATGAAGATTGGCTTCATTTGACTGGTCTTATCCATG ATCTTGGGAAGGTCCTTCTTCACCGTAGCTTTGGACAACTGCCCCAATGGGCTGTTGTGG GTGATACATTCCCTGTTGGGTGTGCTTTTGATGAGTCCATTGTTCATCATAAA TATTTCAAGGAAAACCCTGATTACTACAATACAAAATACAATACCAAGTGTGGAATTTACACAGAGGGATGTGGCCTTAACAATGTGATGATGTCTTGGGGCCATGATGACTATATGTACTTG GTGGCAAAGGAGAACAAGACAACTCTACCTTCAGCTGCCCTGTTCATCATCCGATATCATTCCTTCTATC CTTTACATAAATCTGGAGCATATAAACACTTAATGAATGAGGAGGATGTTGAGAATTTGAAGTGGCTTCATGTCTTCAA CAAGTATGATCTCTACAGCAAAAGCAAAGTTAGGATTGATGTTGAGAAAGTCAAGCCTTACTATCTATCCCTCATTGAAAAG TACTTTCCCTCAAAGCTAAGGTGGTGA